In Schaalia sp. JY-X169, the following are encoded in one genomic region:
- a CDS encoding D-glucuronyl C5-epimerase family protein, translated as MSPRHATRVSKSKPDTYWRLLAATVVVLVSVVLVVLVIHGTERAPRITAQSSSTSLQYGDVAAASLPDGVATSGVTLSPLAIRPYGRSLDNLADLNDPRREYDENGVVVQPWPDHEGFVTHPVGLSWYIVYAIESYFTSGDPEYLNRAELNAQKLLDDSELVDGVRWFPYDFDHVFHGVIPLQAPWYSGMAQGMALSVFTRMYEATGEDKWKVAADETFASFTQDAPADRMFLNIDDGNLWFEEYIQPDYPASHVINGHMYAMWGLFDYAIQFDNERAAALFDAGATTIRDSFSEWRYENQWSFYCAGQVCKDIDLRPENYHRGVTYQLTDLALMTGDRTFLNMADTLEEDAAAASGS; from the coding sequence ATGTCACCACGCCATGCCACACGGGTATCCAAGAGTAAGCCAGATACGTACTGGCGCTTGCTCGCAGCAACTGTCGTCGTATTGGTGAGCGTAGTTCTCGTGGTTTTGGTAATCCACGGTACGGAGCGTGCACCAAGAATTACAGCGCAATCTAGCTCCACATCGCTTCAATATGGAGACGTCGCTGCCGCTTCTCTCCCAGATGGGGTGGCAACGTCTGGTGTCACTCTTTCCCCGCTGGCCATTCGTCCTTACGGGAGGAGCCTGGATAACCTAGCCGATCTTAACGATCCAAGGCGCGAGTACGATGAGAACGGCGTAGTCGTGCAGCCATGGCCGGATCACGAGGGCTTCGTGACGCACCCAGTAGGTTTGTCCTGGTACATCGTGTATGCCATAGAGTCCTACTTCACTTCAGGTGATCCCGAGTACCTAAACAGAGCGGAACTCAACGCCCAGAAGCTGCTTGACGACTCAGAACTTGTCGATGGTGTCAGATGGTTCCCCTACGACTTCGACCACGTATTTCACGGCGTCATTCCCCTGCAGGCACCATGGTATTCGGGCATGGCTCAGGGCATGGCGCTCTCTGTGTTTACGCGCATGTACGAGGCGACAGGGGAAGACAAATGGAAAGTCGCGGCCGACGAGACATTTGCTTCGTTTACCCAGGATGCGCCTGCTGACAGGATGTTCTTAAACATCGATGACGGGAATCTGTGGTTCGAGGAGTACATACAGCCTGACTACCCGGCCAGCCACGTGATCAATGGGCATATGTACGCGATGTGGGGACTATTTGATTACGCCATTCAGTTCGATAACGAGCGGGCCGCAGCGCTCTTCGACGCTGGTGCGACGACGATTCGCGACTCATTCTCTGAGTGGAGATATGAGAATCAATGGTCCTTCTACTGTGCGGGTCAAGTTTGTAAGGATATCGACCTGAGGCCGGAGAACTATCATCGCGGGGTAACATACCAACTTACGGACCTCGCGCTCATGACAGGCGACCGCACATTCCTAAACATGGCAGACACATTGGAAGAAGATGCTGCCGCAGCGAGCGGCAGTTGA
- the wecB gene encoding non-hydrolyzing UDP-N-acetylglucosamine 2-epimerase has translation MVGARPQFVKLAPIDKAFKKAGIEHVIVHTGQHYDPMLSDVFFEDLGISAPAEHLGVGSGSHGKQTGAMMSALDDVYAKHNPDWVLVYGDTNSTLAAAICAAKMHIPLAHLEAGLRSFNRRMPEEHNRVLTDHASDLLLTPTTVGADHLAHEGITEGAVITGDVMTDVLYETRDKVKGKNSPFQDSLDLMPGTYSVATIHRAENTDDPAHLEAILESLGNVDHPVVILAHPRLLAKVEEHGLTLARGNLIAHASIPYPQLVSAVMNSRGVITDSGGLQKEAFLLGVPCTTVRPETEWVETVELGWNVLVEPGPALTAAATRPRPAPTDAAPYGNGHAADAVVAALKERCCATC, from the coding sequence GTGGTCGGCGCACGCCCTCAGTTCGTCAAATTGGCACCAATCGATAAGGCCTTCAAGAAAGCGGGAATCGAGCACGTCATCGTGCATACCGGTCAGCACTACGACCCGATGCTCTCTGATGTTTTCTTTGAGGACCTGGGGATCTCGGCACCAGCCGAACACCTGGGGGTTGGTTCGGGATCACACGGGAAACAAACGGGGGCAATGATGAGCGCCCTCGACGACGTCTATGCGAAGCACAATCCCGACTGGGTGCTGGTTTACGGGGACACGAACTCGACGCTCGCAGCGGCGATCTGTGCGGCGAAGATGCACATTCCCCTGGCTCATCTTGAGGCTGGCCTCCGCTCTTTCAACCGGCGTATGCCGGAGGAACACAACCGTGTTCTTACCGACCACGCCTCTGACCTTCTGCTCACACCAACAACGGTTGGCGCCGATCACCTTGCCCATGAGGGCATTACCGAGGGTGCTGTGATCACTGGTGACGTGATGACGGATGTCCTCTACGAGACCCGGGATAAAGTGAAGGGCAAGAACTCCCCATTCCAGGACAGCCTGGATCTGATGCCGGGCACCTACTCGGTTGCCACCATCCACCGTGCGGAAAACACGGATGACCCGGCCCACTTAGAAGCGATCCTTGAGTCGCTGGGCAACGTGGACCATCCAGTGGTGATCCTCGCCCACCCACGACTACTGGCCAAAGTTGAGGAACACGGCCTGACACTGGCTCGCGGGAACCTGATTGCCCACGCTTCCATCCCCTACCCACAACTTGTTTCAGCCGTCATGAACTCCCGCGGCGTCATCACTGACTCGGGAGGACTGCAGAAGGAAGCGTTCCTGCTCGGTGTACCTTGCACCACGGTGCGCCCAGAGACCGAATGGGTCGAAACAGTGGAACTCGGCTGGAACGTCCTCGTCGAACCCGGCCCCGCCCTCACCGCGGCAGCAACGCGTCCCCGTCCCGCGCCAACAGATGCGGCGCCTTACGGGAACGGACATGCTGCCGACGCGGTGGTGGCGGCGCTAAAGGAGCGTTGCTGCGCCACCTGCTAG